ATACGATTTGTGAGAGCTTTTTCCTATCTGTTAAGACGTGATAGATGTTAAACTCATAGTCGCTTCTGCTAAAACCAAGTCCAGTCGTCGCGTTTGCCTGTGGATCGATGTCTATTAATAATACTTTTTTCTCAGCAACCGCCAGTGATGCGGCTAAATTTACGGCCGTTGTGGTCTTACCAACGCCGCCTTTTTGGTTAGCTATTGTTATTATCTCGCTCATCTTAACGAATATACCTTTTCCCCGTTTAATAATATCGCTCCATCATCGCAAATTTCAGCATCCTGAAGCGAAACAGCTCTATTTGCAATATGCGTAATAAAACCTTTTGACTTGCAAAAGTCTATCCTAAATTTGCTAAAAATTGGCTTCCATAAAATCTTTTTATCAAGCATGCTAACAAAGCCCCAAACCAGCTCATCTACGCTAGTTTTTATATCCAAAATGCCCGCATTTTCGGGCGCGCTAGCTAAATTTATCCCCATGCCACAAATGTAAATTTCATCCACTTTATTTGTCAAAGTGCCACCTATTTTGCGACCATCTACGTAAAAATCATTTGGCCATTTTAGCCAGCATTTTGAGCCAAGTTCGCTCAGGACTTCACGCATCAACATAGAAAAATATATTGAGATCGAGGGCGGAGGTATGTCGCTTGGCAACTCATCTTCGCTTATGCAAAATGACATAAACA
This region of Campylobacter concisus genomic DNA includes:
- a CDS encoding biotin--[acetyl-CoA-carboxylase] ligase; protein product: MKVEFFQSLPSTQEFLIDALKNGEIKAPYMVVAYNQTKGVGSRGNSWEGLGGNLFMSFCISEDELPSDIPPPSISIYFSMLMREVLSELGSKCWLKWPNDFYVDGRKIGGTLTNKVDEIYICGMGINLASAPENAGILDIKTSVDELVWGFVSMLDKKILWKPIFSKFRIDFCKSKGFITHIANRAVSLQDAEICDDGAILLNGEKVYSLR